In a single window of the Melissococcus plutonius ATCC 35311 genome:
- a CDS encoding aldo/keto reductase, with amino-acid sequence MAMIKIGHSEVMSTPLGLGTNAVGGHNLFPNLDEEEGKKVFQTALDNQINLLDTAFSYGMGRSEELIGEVIQSYNREKIVIATKAAQDPKADGKINNSPTFLTQAVDHALKRLKTDYIDIFYIHFPDKTTPKVEAIDALQRLKENGKIRAIGLSNFNLAQIKEANQEGHVDIIENQYNLLHRDAEKDIMPYLKENQMSFIPYFPLASGLLTGKYTEIVTFPKNDLRSKNPDFQGARFRAIITTVNQLKKLADEHQATIAEIVLAWYIKNPAISVVIPGAKKVKQVLANVKSLTVQLSNEEYQFIDSLFQA; translated from the coding sequence ATGGCAATGATTAAAATTGGTCATTCAGAAGTCATGTCTACACCATTAGGATTGGGTACAAATGCAGTGGGTGGACATAACCTTTTTCCAAATCTAGATGAAGAGGAAGGAAAAAAGGTTTTTCAAACTGCATTGGACAATCAAATTAATTTATTAGATACCGCTTTTTCTTATGGTATGGGACGCTCTGAGGAGTTAATTGGTGAAGTTATTCAGTCATATAATCGCGAAAAAATTGTCATTGCAACGAAGGCAGCACAAGATCCAAAAGCAGACGGAAAAATTAATAACTCTCCCACCTTTCTTACCCAGGCAGTGGATCATGCTTTGAAACGTTTAAAGACTGATTATATTGATATTTTCTATATTCATTTTCCAGATAAAACTACACCCAAAGTAGAAGCTATTGATGCCTTACAAAGATTAAAAGAAAATGGCAAAATACGTGCAATTGGGTTATCAAATTTCAACCTAGCTCAAATAAAAGAAGCAAATCAAGAAGGCCATGTAGATATTATTGAGAATCAGTACAATCTTCTTCATCGTGATGCTGAAAAAGATATCATGCCTTATCTAAAAGAAAATCAAATGTCATTTATTCCATATTTTCCATTGGCTTCTGGACTTTTAACAGGGAAGTACACAGAGATAGTTACTTTTCCAAAAAACGATTTGCGTAGTAAAAATCCTGATTTTCAAGGAGCACGCTTTAGAGCAATTATCACAACTGTCAATCAATTAAAAAAACTTGCAGACGAGCATCAAGCAACCATTGCAGAAATTGTACTTGCTTGGTATATTAAAAATCCAGCAATAAGTGTTGTTATTCCTGGAGCCAAGAAAGTAAAACAAGTTCTTGCCAATGTAAAATCTCTAACAGTTCAACTTTCTAATGAAGAATACCAATTTATTGATTCATTATTTCAAGCCTAG
- the dtd gene encoding D-aminoacyl-tRNA deacylase, with the protein MKVVIQRVNKANVTIDDTIVGKIDKGLLILVGIHEEDTLDDVAYLVKKISQLRIFEDKHGKLNLDIHEINGSILSVSQFTLYANTKKGKRPSFVSAANPDKALLLYNTFNQQLADLGIQVATGKFGQDMQVTLVNDGPITIVIDTKEKN; encoded by the coding sequence ATGAAAGTTGTTATTCAAAGAGTAAATAAAGCAAATGTAACCATTGATGATACCATTGTAGGAAAAATTGATAAAGGATTATTAATTTTGGTTGGTATCCATGAAGAAGATACGTTAGATGATGTTGCCTATCTTGTAAAGAAAATTAGTCAACTACGTATATTTGAAGATAAGCATGGTAAATTAAATTTAGATATTCATGAGATAAATGGAAGTATTTTAAGTGTTTCTCAATTTACCTTATATGCAAATACCAAAAAAGGTAAACGCCCAAGCTTTGTTTCAGCAGCAAATCCGGACAAGGCACTTTTATTGTATAATACGTTTAATCAACAATTAGCCGATCTTGGCATTCAGGTAGCTACTGGGAAATTTGGGCAAGACATGCAGGTTACACTTGTCAATGATGGACCAATTACAATAGTTATTGACACGAAAGAAAAAAATTAA
- a CDS encoding RelA/SpoT family protein: MPKEVIMTGTQVMQIVSEYMGSEHVALVKKALDYASQAHEGQIRKSGEPYIIHPIQVAGILADLHMDPYTVATGFLHDVVEDTEITLDDLKDEFGESIAVLVDGVTKLGKIKYKSHEEQLAENHRKMLLAMAQDLRVILVKLADRLHNMRTLKYLREDKQRRIAKETLEIYAPLAHRLGISRVKWELEDTALRYINPNQYYRIVHLMQSKRIERESYIAQAVDEICYVTNELGISAEIYGRPKHIYSIYRKMKDQKKQFNEIYDLLAIRVIIDSIKDCYAVLGAIHTKWMPMPGRFKDYIAMPKTNMYQSIHTTVIGPMGNPIEIQIRTREMHKIAEFGVAAHWAYKEGKADRLKSNDLSKQLDWFREIVELQDESYNASEFMESVKGDIFSDKVYVFTPNGEVSELPKGSGPLDFAYNIHTEIGNKTTGAKVNGKIVQLDYPLKNGDIIEVLTSANSFGPSRDWLKLVKTSKAKNRIKRFFKVQDREENVVKGQEALAKYLSDNGFNTKEYLAKDKMNELLEKMNLHSEDDLFAAIGYGEISARIVGNRLTEKERKEQEKERQKQEAEELINQPLKKENETLKIHHEDGIVIQGIDNLLVRISHCCNPVPGDKIIGYITKGRGVSVHRLDCPNVQNQEKIAKRMIEVEWEDVENTNKTHEYDANLEIIGFNRLGLLNDVLQIINSVTKNLVSIEARPTKNKMTMIHITIKINSLSHLHKIVDKIKTVPDVYSVRRINR; the protein is encoded by the coding sequence ATGCCAAAAGAAGTAATAATGACAGGGACACAAGTAATGCAAATTGTTTCAGAATACATGGGATCTGAGCATGTTGCTTTGGTAAAAAAGGCGTTAGATTATGCTAGTCAAGCACATGAGGGACAAATAAGAAAATCAGGAGAACCCTATATTATTCATCCAATTCAAGTTGCCGGTATTCTAGCAGACTTACATATGGATCCGTATACAGTTGCAACTGGTTTTTTACATGATGTAGTTGAAGATACAGAGATTACTTTGGATGATTTGAAAGATGAATTTGGTGAAAGTATTGCTGTGTTGGTTGATGGTGTAACCAAATTAGGTAAAATTAAATACAAATCACATGAAGAACAGCTAGCTGAAAATCATCGTAAAATGTTACTGGCTATGGCACAAGACTTGCGAGTTATTCTGGTAAAATTGGCTGATCGATTGCATAATATGCGAACATTAAAATATTTAAGAGAAGATAAACAAAGACGAATTGCAAAGGAAACATTAGAAATCTATGCACCATTGGCACATAGATTAGGAATTAGTCGAGTGAAATGGGAATTAGAAGATACCGCATTACGCTATATTAATCCTAATCAATATTATCGTATTGTTCATCTGATGCAAAGTAAACGAATAGAAAGAGAATCCTACATTGCACAAGCAGTAGATGAAATTTGTTATGTGACAAATGAATTGGGGATTTCTGCTGAAATTTATGGTCGACCTAAGCATATTTATTCTATTTATCGAAAAATGAAAGATCAAAAAAAACAATTTAATGAAATTTATGATCTCTTAGCGATTCGGGTCATCATTGATTCAATCAAGGATTGTTATGCAGTACTAGGCGCTATTCATACTAAGTGGATGCCTATGCCTGGTCGTTTTAAAGATTACATTGCCATGCCAAAAACCAACATGTATCAATCAATTCATACAACGGTCATTGGACCAATGGGCAATCCGATAGAAATTCAAATTCGAACACGTGAAATGCATAAAATTGCTGAATTTGGGGTAGCTGCTCATTGGGCATATAAGGAAGGCAAAGCGGATAGGTTAAAATCCAATGATCTATCTAAACAACTGGACTGGTTTAGAGAAATTGTTGAATTACAAGATGAAAGTTACAATGCTTCTGAATTTATGGAAAGCGTTAAGGGAGATATTTTTAGTGATAAGGTGTATGTTTTTACACCAAATGGGGAAGTTTCTGAATTGCCCAAGGGATCAGGACCTCTGGACTTTGCTTATAATATTCATACGGAAATTGGAAATAAAACAACAGGTGCCAAGGTAAATGGCAAAATAGTTCAGCTGGATTATCCACTAAAAAATGGTGATATTATCGAAGTACTAACTTCTGCTAATTCATTTGGACCTAGTCGTGATTGGCTTAAATTAGTTAAAACGAGTAAAGCAAAAAATCGGATTAAACGCTTTTTCAAAGTCCAGGATCGTGAAGAAAATGTCGTTAAAGGACAAGAAGCTTTAGCTAAATACCTATCTGATAATGGATTTAATACAAAAGAATATTTAGCAAAAGATAAAATGAATGAACTGCTTGAGAAGATGAACTTGCATTCTGAGGATGATTTGTTTGCAGCGATTGGATATGGTGAAATAAGTGCACGTATTGTTGGTAATCGTTTAACTGAAAAAGAGAGAAAGGAACAAGAAAAAGAACGTCAAAAGCAGGAAGCAGAAGAGCTAATTAATCAGCCATTAAAAAAGGAAAATGAAACATTAAAAATTCATCATGAAGATGGCATTGTTATTCAGGGAATCGATAATTTACTAGTACGTATTAGTCATTGCTGTAATCCAGTGCCAGGTGATAAAATCATTGGATATATTACAAAGGGAAGAGGTGTTTCTGTCCATCGTTTAGACTGTCCAAATGTTCAAAATCAAGAAAAAATTGCTAAACGAATGATTGAAGTGGAGTGGGAAGATGTTGAAAATACAAATAAAACACATGAATATGATGCTAATCTTGAAATCATTGGTTTTAATCGCTTAGGATTATTAAATGATGTTTTGCAAATTATTAATTCAGTTACGAAAAATTTGGTCAGCATTGAAGCAAGACCAACAAAAAATAAAATGACTATGATTCATATTACGATCAAAATAAACAGTCTTTCTCACTTACATAAAATCGTGGATAAGATAAAAACTGTTCCAGATGTTTATAGCGTGAGAAGAATTAATCGATAG